The Streptomyces griseiscabiei genome includes a window with the following:
- a CDS encoding type I restriction-modification system subunit M produces MNSSKHTELANHAWSVADLLRGDYKQSDYGKVILPFTVLRRLECVLEPTREKVVETVDRFAGQDIDTGHFLRRASGHSFYNKSELTLRKIAADPQNAAKNLQIYVGAFSDNAREVLDKYEFNQQVRKLDGANLLYQVIGRFTDLDLHPDVVPNHNMGYIFEELIRRFAEQSNETAGEHFTPREVIKLMVNLLVAPDADALTVPGVVRTVMDPACGTGGMLSAADDRITEFNSDATVEVYGQELNPESWAICRSDLMIKGQDPENIRFGNSFSDDGHARRKFDYILANPPFGVEWKKVKEEVEYEHKSLGDAGRFGAGLPRINDGSLLFLQHMISKMKPVDVNGGGGSRIAIVFNGSPLFSGAAESGESNIRRWILENDWLEAIVALPDQLFYNTGISTYFWILTNRKDKDHKGKVVLLDARDQWVKMRKSLGDKRKELGDGTNGRPNHIGDITRLYAEALQVAGDADHPLHGKVKVFANEDFGYQRITVERPLKLRFEVTEETLAALAEAKPVAKLERSEEFVAAVRTLLGSSWTTKSEAFIALKDAVVAAGLTWPSGAPFAKAVRETIGVRDPEGEVQKVKGAAEPDGDLRDYENVPLGEDVEEYLKREVLPHVPDAWIDHTKTKIGYEIPFTRHFYVYQPPRPLAEIDAELKSLEAEIQALLGEVTE; encoded by the coding sequence TTGAACAGCAGCAAGCACACGGAGTTGGCGAACCACGCCTGGTCCGTCGCCGATCTCCTGCGCGGCGACTACAAGCAGTCCGACTACGGCAAGGTCATCCTGCCGTTCACCGTGCTGCGCCGTCTGGAGTGTGTCCTGGAGCCGACGCGCGAGAAGGTCGTCGAGACCGTCGACAGGTTCGCGGGCCAGGACATCGACACCGGCCACTTCCTGCGCAGGGCCTCGGGCCACTCCTTCTACAACAAGAGCGAGCTCACGCTGCGGAAGATCGCGGCCGACCCGCAGAACGCCGCGAAGAACCTGCAGATCTACGTCGGCGCCTTCTCCGACAACGCGCGCGAGGTCCTGGACAAGTACGAGTTCAACCAGCAGGTCAGGAAGCTCGACGGCGCGAACCTGCTCTACCAGGTCATCGGCAGGTTCACCGACCTCGACCTGCACCCCGACGTCGTGCCCAACCACAACATGGGTTACATCTTCGAGGAGTTGATCCGCCGCTTCGCCGAACAGTCGAACGAGACCGCGGGTGAGCACTTCACCCCGCGCGAGGTCATCAAGCTGATGGTCAACCTGTTGGTGGCGCCCGACGCGGACGCCCTCACCGTGCCGGGTGTCGTCCGCACGGTCATGGACCCGGCTTGCGGCACGGGCGGCATGCTCAGCGCCGCCGACGACCGCATCACGGAGTTCAACTCGGACGCGACGGTCGAGGTGTACGGGCAGGAGCTCAACCCCGAGTCCTGGGCGATCTGCCGGTCCGACCTCATGATCAAGGGCCAGGACCCGGAGAACATCCGCTTCGGCAACTCCTTCTCCGACGACGGCCACGCCCGCCGGAAGTTCGACTACATCCTCGCCAACCCGCCGTTCGGCGTGGAGTGGAAGAAGGTCAAGGAGGAGGTCGAGTACGAGCACAAGTCGCTCGGCGACGCCGGCCGCTTCGGCGCGGGCCTGCCGCGCATCAACGACGGCTCGCTGCTCTTTCTCCAGCACATGATCTCGAAGATGAAGCCGGTGGACGTGAACGGCGGGGGCGGCTCCCGCATCGCCATCGTCTTCAACGGCTCCCCGCTGTTCAGCGGCGCGGCCGAGTCCGGCGAGTCCAACATCCGTCGCTGGATCCTGGAGAACGACTGGCTGGAGGCGATCGTCGCCCTCCCGGACCAGCTCTTCTACAACACGGGCATCTCCACGTACTTCTGGATCCTGACGAACCGTAAGGACAAGGACCACAAGGGCAAGGTCGTCCTGCTCGACGCCCGCGACCAGTGGGTGAAGATGCGCAAGTCCCTCGGCGACAAGCGCAAGGAGCTGGGCGACGGGACGAACGGCCGCCCGAACCACATCGGCGACATCACGCGGCTGTACGCGGAGGCGTTGCAGGTCGCGGGCGATGCGGACCACCCGCTGCACGGCAAGGTCAAGGTCTTCGCCAACGAGGACTTCGGCTACCAGCGCATCACCGTGGAACGGCCGTTGAAGCTCCGCTTCGAGGTGACGGAGGAGACGCTGGCGGCACTGGCCGAGGCCAAGCCGGTGGCGAAGCTGGAGCGGAGTGAGGAGTTCGTGGCGGCGGTGCGTACGCTGCTCGGCTCGTCGTGGACGACGAAGTCGGAGGCGTTCATCGCGCTCAAGGACGCGGTGGTCGCAGCCGGGCTGACGTGGCCGTCGGGAGCGCCGTTCGCGAAGGCGGTACGGGAGACGATCGGGGTTCGGGACCCGGAGGGCGAGGTTCAGAAGGTCAAGGGCGCGGCTGAGCCGGACGGGGACCTGCGGGACTACGAGAACGTGCCGTTGGGGGAGGACGTCGAGGAGTACCTGAAGCGTGAGGTGCTGCCGCACGTCCCGGACGCGTGGATCGACCACACGAAGACGAAGATCGGCTACGAGATCCCGTTCACGCGACATTTCTACGTGTACCAGCCGCCGAGGCCGCTGGCGGAGATCGACGCGGAGTTGAAGTCGCTGGAGGCGGAGATCCAGGCGCTGCTGGGTGAGGTGACGGAATGA
- a CDS encoding restriction endonuclease subunit S has translation MSAYQGAIGMTAMAGLISPDYMVLRPGSRVDSKYLHYLFRSAWFTGEVVQRLRGIGSVDLGNVRTPRINPDDFGAIEIPLPSLQEQRRIAAFLDAETARVDALAVAMHSQDASLKQRRLRVLDFASECAPRTPLVRLGYLSRLVTSGSRGWGEFASDTGSLFFRSANLYSDRVHPKLTNVVYVQVPASATSEAQRSRIELGDVLVGITGANAGWVCMANADVAGGHVSQHVCLVRPDKRRINGDWLALLIASPAIQSRLMGNQYGGTKTQLSLPDIREIRIPLVPVEQQIQMARSIIRQIDEIDRQRLLRQRQLALLTERRQALITAAVTGQFDVSSASGRNVTDGVTAYS, from the coding sequence ATGTCCGCATACCAGGGCGCCATCGGCATGACTGCGATGGCGGGGCTTATTAGCCCTGACTACATGGTTCTGCGTCCAGGGAGTCGAGTGGACAGCAAGTACCTCCACTACCTGTTCAGATCAGCGTGGTTCACTGGCGAAGTAGTACAACGACTGCGTGGCATTGGTTCTGTGGACCTCGGGAATGTCCGAACTCCGAGGATCAACCCGGATGACTTCGGGGCAATTGAGATCCCCTTGCCCTCATTGCAGGAACAGCGTCGCATCGCCGCATTCCTCGACGCCGAAACTGCCCGGGTAGATGCCCTTGCAGTCGCCATGCACAGTCAGGATGCCTCCCTAAAGCAACGCCGGCTCCGGGTTCTGGACTTCGCCTCCGAGTGCGCCCCAAGGACGCCGCTTGTTCGGCTCGGCTACCTGAGCCGCCTCGTGACGAGCGGCTCCCGGGGATGGGGAGAATTTGCATCCGATACGGGCTCTCTTTTCTTTCGCAGTGCAAATTTGTACTCTGATCGTGTTCATCCGAAGCTGACCAACGTCGTATACGTGCAGGTTCCCGCATCTGCCACATCGGAGGCTCAAAGATCTCGCATCGAGCTCGGCGATGTCCTTGTCGGGATCACCGGAGCTAACGCGGGATGGGTATGCATGGCCAACGCCGATGTTGCAGGTGGGCACGTAAGTCAGCATGTCTGTCTAGTTCGGCCGGACAAGCGTCGAATCAATGGCGACTGGCTTGCGCTGCTCATTGCTTCTCCCGCGATCCAAAGTAGGCTAATGGGAAATCAGTACGGTGGAACCAAGACACAGCTTTCGCTGCCGGATATTCGAGAGATTCGCATTCCACTGGTGCCCGTTGAGCAGCAAATTCAGATGGCTCGATCTATCATTCGGCAGATCGATGAAATCGACAGACAGCGCCTTCTTCGCCAGCGACAACTCGCGCTACTTACCGAGCGCCGCCAAGCCCTAATCACCGCCGCAGTAACCGGCCAGTTCGACGTCTCCTCCGCCAGCGGACGCAACGTAACGGACGGAGTGACCGCGTACTCATGA
- a CDS encoding type I restriction endonuclease subunit R, translated as MSPIHTESAFGEAIVAAMVERGWREARPQDYRGDLGLDTNELFTFIGATQPDEWNELLTVYGSDPNEAQRGFAGRLDQAIATNGLLDVLRNGVKDRGVLLRVAYFKPNLVAHDSVLDGYRANRLTVVRELVYATKQADWGNKLDLTLFLNGIPVATAELKNPLTRQGVERAKEQYRTDRDPTELIFTRRVIANFAVDPDLVFVATQLKGKNTRFLPFNTGSNGPGQPGGAGNPAPTAYGTYATSYLWEHVWQPDNWLDLLQRFVHLHKAKTPGGGTTKTMVFPRFQQWDVVKKLTAHAATHGAGHDYLVMASAGSGKSNTIGWLAHRLSDLHTPTDPRELDPEAVAKGLKPGVPVFDKVIVITDRRNLDAQLRETVGNFEQTAGLVVKIDERHGAKGEQLAKALSRDTGKIVTVTLHSFPALLDYLLRNPTELRGSHFAIIVDEAHSSQAGDAATDVRAVLRELGLDSDSDDAGRTEVEVPSAALRKKLRKRAEDRSRAANLSYFAFTATPKAKTLELFGTLQDIDGKAAYRPFHTYSMRQAIEEGFILDPLRNYVTYNTYWKLVNQNPDEREVDPSKANGLLARYALTHDSTVAQHAQVIVEHFVTHSRGRLGGRAKSMVVTASRQSAVQMARAIKSYIKDRDYDTKYPDLGVLVAFSGSLTVDGEETTEPKENGGLSESALPKAFAYTRADDKAARAGGAGQREYKILVVAEKYQTGFDQPLLTTMYVNKTLTGISAVQTLSRLNRTAERKTQADLAVLDFVNDANDIQDSFRPYFEEANTLPSDPNLLYTAQSRVMRAAILSGQEMDEFAAAYFAAKEKAAGSQSKWEKLHAELYRLLSPAVARFTHLLESEDEDDQETAEGFRADLNDYVRKYGFLAQIVPYRDAELERLHLYGRYLLNRLPRRADGGVDIGEIDLSHMRVEKTGEYDVSLTAEGPTTMKGFGDGSGGAKEAEKSLLSQLIEKFNERFGTEFTEQDVIRPFEEAKADPKVRAAAVVNDEENFGLVFDNVFADKMADHIDTVAGMGRQYFGPDKGFKSSLDRSARKAAWRMIRREEGLDDDI; from the coding sequence ATGAGCCCGATCCACACCGAGTCCGCGTTCGGCGAGGCCATCGTCGCCGCCATGGTCGAGCGCGGCTGGCGCGAAGCCCGCCCGCAGGACTATCGGGGCGATCTCGGCCTGGACACCAACGAGTTGTTCACCTTCATCGGGGCGACCCAGCCCGACGAGTGGAACGAGCTGCTCACCGTCTACGGCAGCGACCCGAACGAGGCGCAGCGCGGGTTCGCCGGACGCCTCGACCAGGCCATCGCCACCAACGGGCTCCTCGATGTCCTCCGCAACGGAGTCAAGGACCGGGGTGTCCTCCTCCGCGTCGCCTACTTCAAGCCGAACCTCGTCGCCCACGACTCCGTGTTGGACGGCTACCGAGCCAACCGCCTTACCGTCGTCCGTGAACTCGTGTACGCGACGAAGCAGGCCGACTGGGGCAACAAGCTCGACCTCACCCTCTTCCTCAACGGAATCCCGGTCGCCACGGCCGAGTTGAAGAACCCGCTGACCAGGCAAGGGGTGGAAAGGGCCAAGGAGCAGTACCGCACCGACCGCGACCCCACCGAGCTGATCTTCACGCGTCGGGTCATCGCGAACTTCGCCGTCGACCCGGACCTCGTCTTCGTCGCCACCCAGCTCAAGGGCAAGAACACCCGCTTCCTCCCCTTCAACACCGGCTCCAACGGCCCCGGTCAGCCGGGCGGCGCGGGCAACCCGGCCCCCACCGCCTACGGCACGTACGCCACCTCGTACCTCTGGGAGCACGTCTGGCAGCCGGACAACTGGCTGGACCTGCTCCAGCGGTTCGTGCACCTGCACAAGGCCAAGACGCCCGGCGGCGGCACGACGAAGACGATGGTCTTCCCCCGGTTCCAGCAGTGGGACGTGGTCAAGAAGCTCACCGCGCACGCCGCCACCCACGGCGCGGGACACGACTACCTGGTCATGGCCTCGGCCGGCTCGGGCAAGTCGAACACCATCGGTTGGCTCGCGCACCGCCTCAGCGACCTGCACACCCCCACCGACCCGCGCGAACTCGACCCCGAGGCCGTGGCCAAGGGCCTCAAGCCGGGCGTGCCGGTCTTCGACAAGGTCATCGTCATCACCGACCGACGCAACCTGGACGCGCAACTCCGAGAAACCGTAGGGAACTTCGAGCAGACCGCAGGCCTCGTCGTGAAGATCGACGAGAGGCACGGGGCAAAGGGTGAGCAGCTCGCCAAGGCCCTCTCCCGCGACACCGGGAAGATCGTCACCGTCACCCTGCACTCGTTCCCCGCATTGCTCGACTACCTGCTGCGCAACCCGACAGAGCTGCGGGGCAGCCACTTCGCGATCATCGTGGACGAGGCGCACTCATCGCAGGCCGGCGATGCCGCGACCGACGTGCGGGCCGTCCTGCGCGAGCTGGGGCTTGATTCAGACTCGGACGACGCGGGCAGGACCGAGGTCGAGGTCCCGTCCGCCGCGCTCCGGAAGAAGCTCAGGAAGCGGGCCGAGGACCGCTCCCGCGCCGCGAACCTCTCCTACTTCGCGTTCACCGCCACACCGAAGGCCAAGACCCTCGAACTCTTCGGCACACTCCAGGACATCGACGGCAAGGCGGCCTACCGGCCCTTCCACACGTACTCCATGCGGCAGGCGATCGAGGAGGGCTTCATCCTCGACCCGCTGCGCAACTACGTCACGTACAACACGTACTGGAAGCTGGTGAACCAGAACCCCGACGAGCGGGAGGTCGACCCGTCGAAGGCGAACGGCCTGCTCGCCCGGTACGCGCTGACGCACGACTCGACCGTCGCCCAGCACGCGCAGGTGATCGTGGAGCACTTCGTCACGCACAGCCGGGGCCGTCTCGGCGGGCGGGCCAAGTCCATGGTGGTGACCGCCTCGCGGCAGTCCGCCGTGCAGATGGCGCGCGCGATCAAGAGCTACATCAAGGACCGGGACTACGACACCAAGTACCCCGACCTGGGCGTCCTGGTCGCGTTCTCCGGCTCGCTCACCGTCGACGGCGAGGAGACCACCGAGCCCAAGGAGAACGGCGGGCTGTCGGAGAGCGCGCTACCGAAGGCGTTCGCGTACACGCGAGCCGACGACAAGGCCGCACGGGCCGGCGGTGCGGGCCAGCGGGAGTACAAGATCCTGGTCGTGGCGGAGAAGTACCAGACCGGCTTCGACCAGCCGCTCCTCACGACGATGTACGTCAACAAGACGCTGACCGGCATCTCCGCCGTCCAAACGCTGTCCCGGCTGAACCGGACCGCCGAGCGCAAGACCCAGGCGGACCTGGCGGTCCTCGACTTCGTCAATGACGCCAACGACATACAGGACTCCTTCCGCCCGTACTTCGAGGAGGCGAACACCCTCCCCTCCGACCCCAACCTGCTCTACACCGCGCAGAGTCGGGTCATGCGGGCGGCGATCCTGTCCGGGCAGGAGATGGACGAGTTCGCCGCCGCGTACTTCGCCGCCAAGGAGAAGGCGGCGGGCTCGCAGTCCAAGTGGGAGAAGCTGCACGCCGAGTTGTACCGGCTGCTGTCCCCGGCGGTCGCCCGCTTCACTCACCTGCTCGAAAGCGAGGACGAGGACGACCAGGAGACGGCGGAGGGCTTCCGCGCCGACCTCAACGACTACGTCAGGAAGTACGGCTTCCTCGCGCAGATCGTCCCCTACCGGGACGCCGAACTGGAACGGCTGCACCTCTACGGCCGCTACCTCCTCAACCGGCTGCCGCGCCGCGCGGACGGCGGTGTGGACATAGGCGAGATCGACCTCAGCCACATGCGGGTGGAGAAGACCGGCGAGTACGACGTCTCCCTCACCGCCGAGGGTCCGACGACGATGAAGGGCTTCGGCGACGGCTCGGGCGGTGCGAAGGAAGCGGAGAAGTCCCTGCTCTCGCAGTTGATCGAGAAGTTCAACGAACGCTTCGGCACCGAGTTCACGGAGCAGGACGTCATCCGCCCGTTCGAGGAGGCCAAGGCCGACCCGAAGGTGCGGGCGGCGGCCGTCGTCAACGACGAGGAGAACTTCGGGCTCGTCTTCGACAACGTCTTCGCGGACAAGATGGCCGACCACATCGACACCGTCGCGGGCATGGGCCGCCAGTACTTCGGCCCCGACAAGGGCTTCAAGTCCAGCCTGGACCGCAGCGCCCGCAAGGCGGCCTGGCGGATGATCCGCCGCGAAGAGGGCCTGGACGACGACATCTGA